A region of Pyxidicoccus parkwaysis DNA encodes the following proteins:
- a CDS encoding aspartyl protease family protein, translating to MLPLLLAAATCATGDVSTLLQAHRAAVQAPAQQATRVARYSYSGEGLQGDLVSTVDETSGAFIQEVNAGIVHTAEGFDGRRAWRRDLSGFVTPQDGGDKPALAVNEAYRAANRWWRADRDGARLESLGCDGLRVTPRGGSAFDAWFDPATHLLTRVREARSFGTVTETHYSEYRRISGRLVPGRMEVITNDDASAPLVLGLVSLEVKARASRTLFAMPRPGARDWTLPASGRTTVPFQLLNNHIIVPVRVNGGEPLPFLLDTGGHDILTPATVKALGLKVAGASAASGGGEATNTSGYVRIESLQVGEASMGPESALALDFSPPDVEGLTLGGMLGAGFLERFVVRIDYGARTVTFIDPARFSAKERASAGVGVPFTFYEHLPQVQGTLDGRPARFDIDTGSRSDVNVTSPFVERAALRTAYPHGVTVTEGWGAGGPSRAYVVRLGELTLGKVRVPKPLASLSSAKRGAFSDASYEGNVGSGLLKRFVATFDYARQVLYLAPLARPDADASRFDRAGIWVNQADGGVQVMDVAPGSPAEEAGLKVGDLITQLDGQPVAAQSLSDVRRSLKLLPVGVAVRIDFTRAGVPKTARLVPRDLIPD from the coding sequence ATGCTTCCCCTCCTCCTGGCCGCCGCGACCTGCGCGACGGGCGACGTCTCGACCCTGCTCCAGGCCCACCGCGCCGCGGTGCAGGCGCCGGCGCAGCAAGCGACGCGAGTCGCGCGGTACAGCTATTCGGGCGAGGGCCTCCAGGGCGACCTCGTGAGCACGGTGGACGAGACGTCCGGTGCCTTCATCCAAGAGGTGAACGCCGGAATCGTGCACACGGCCGAGGGCTTCGATGGTCGTCGCGCCTGGCGTCGAGACCTCTCCGGCTTCGTCACTCCGCAAGACGGCGGCGACAAGCCCGCCCTGGCCGTCAATGAGGCCTATCGGGCCGCCAACCGGTGGTGGAGGGCAGACCGCGACGGCGCGCGCCTCGAGTCTCTCGGCTGTGACGGGCTCCGGGTGACGCCGCGAGGCGGGTCCGCTTTCGATGCCTGGTTCGACCCGGCCACGCACCTGCTGACCCGGGTGCGTGAAGCGCGGAGCTTCGGCACCGTCACCGAGACGCACTACTCGGAGTACCGGCGCATCTCGGGCCGGCTCGTCCCCGGGCGGATGGAGGTCATCACCAACGATGACGCTTCGGCGCCTCTGGTGCTGGGGCTGGTCTCCCTGGAGGTGAAGGCCCGCGCGTCGCGCACGCTGTTCGCGATGCCCAGGCCCGGCGCGCGGGATTGGACGCTTCCCGCCTCGGGGCGGACGACCGTGCCGTTCCAGTTGCTCAACAACCACATCATCGTCCCGGTGCGGGTGAACGGTGGGGAGCCGCTGCCCTTCCTGCTCGATACCGGCGGCCACGACATCCTGACCCCGGCGACGGTGAAGGCCCTCGGCTTGAAGGTGGCGGGTGCGAGCGCCGCGAGCGGGGGCGGCGAGGCGACGAACACCTCCGGCTATGTGCGAATCGAAAGCTTGCAGGTCGGCGAAGCCTCCATGGGCCCGGAGAGCGCGCTGGCCCTCGACTTCAGTCCCCCGGACGTCGAGGGCCTGACGCTCGGCGGAATGCTCGGGGCCGGATTCCTCGAGCGGTTCGTGGTGCGCATCGACTACGGCGCAAGGACTGTCACCTTCATCGACCCCGCGCGGTTCTCCGCGAAGGAGCGCGCCTCGGCGGGTGTCGGCGTGCCGTTCACGTTCTACGAACATCTTCCCCAGGTCCAGGGAACCCTGGACGGACGGCCCGCCCGCTTCGACATCGACACCGGCTCGCGCAGTGATGTGAACGTGACTTCGCCCTTCGTTGAGCGCGCCGCGCTCCGCACTGCCTATCCGCACGGCGTCACGGTGACCGAGGGCTGGGGCGCGGGTGGTCCTTCGCGCGCCTACGTGGTCCGGCTTGGCGAGCTCACGCTTGGCAAGGTCCGTGTCCCGAAGCCGCTCGCCAGCCTCAGCAGTGCGAAGCGCGGCGCGTTCAGTGATGCGTCGTACGAGGGGAACGTCGGAAGCGGTCTGCTCAAGCGCTTCGTGGCGACCTTCGATTATGCGCGACAGGTCCTCTACCTCGCGCCGCTGGCCCGGCCTGATGCGGACGCCAGCCGCTTCGACAGGGCTGGCATCTGGGTGAACCAGGCCGACGGGGGCGTGCAGGTCATGGATGTCGCGCCGGGCAGCCCCGCCGAAGAGGCCGGCTTGAAGGTCGGCGACCTCATCACGCAGCTCGATGGCCAGCCGGTGGCCGCTCAGTCGCTTTCGGACGTTCGTCGCTCGCTGAAGCTGCTGCCGGTGGGCGTTGCGGTTCGCATCGACTTCACGCGAGCCGGCGTGCCGAAGACGGCCCGCCTCGTCCCTCGCGACCTCATCCCCGATTGA
- a CDS encoding TonB-dependent receptor domain-containing protein gives MQLPRFCCLLLLALAPRVSRAQGVPSPASEQRAVEVDVQATDAGTSISAEDAERLGLTTGGADAKLVPPTLVTESPAAWPEGMEGTPGEVTLELLVDAQGAVAEAKVVQAPGEPRLTDAALKAAPGLRFSPATLGGTPVAVRLPFVYRFTPPVQVPAATARLTGEVRARGTRRPLVDATLFLDGNTEPAGIVDAAGRFTLQVPPGTHRVEVRAPGHRPATFEETVGAGQSVQVVYRLQPGRVNPYETVVRDERPRTEVTRISLHEQEIREVPGTLGDPFRVVMLMPGVGSIASGVSYPVVRGSQPAATGFFLDGVRIPMLYHLLLGPAVIHPDFIDTVDFYPGTPPVRFGRLLGGAVEGRLSRPREDRLHFTAYADLINTGGFIEYPFQETGTSVSVAGRVSYTGLLIGLGQRLVSAKTDEKLHANFYDYQARVEQQVGEGRVRLFALGSSDDAGSSPALDWEGNSGGSVVSRFHRVDLRGTHPLAGGDAEVGFTVGWDKVALTGQEAMPLSGPGSELVAKNVGEYGLAQTTYSVRAAWKRHLSETLEVAVGGDVEHRRAATVITGTAIAPGQHPDVRGDPLKSPTSLATFSGAYATTTWQPTERWLVQPGVRVDAYHLVPGITHTAVEPRLTVRHQLTDTLALKGGAGLFHQPPTVLLHAPAVDTAGLRYGLQSGAQFDVGAEWKPTEGLELSGDAFYNPLSRTVEFDVLDVAENRRRGNLGEDPAESGYAYGFELMARHPLGRNWFGWASYSFLQSRRHVRIEHYGDDNRVIETVEGTLPFAFEQAHVFNAALSYKFDTWTFGTVVHFNTGRPESGQVSSQTHRLVTAPDGRAEWVRVDEDRVERLGGFFRVDFRAAKSWAMEDFTLDAYLDVLNISAQQETYGFDYRMDFTGPVREPIRLPVILPMLGLKGTY, from the coding sequence ATGCAACTGCCACGCTTCTGCTGTCTCCTCCTCCTGGCGCTGGCGCCCCGCGTCTCGCGCGCCCAGGGCGTGCCCTCACCCGCCAGCGAGCAACGCGCGGTGGAGGTGGACGTCCAGGCCACCGACGCGGGCACGTCCATCTCCGCCGAGGACGCCGAGCGCCTGGGCCTCACCACCGGAGGCGCCGACGCGAAGCTGGTGCCGCCCACGCTGGTGACGGAGTCCCCCGCCGCGTGGCCCGAAGGCATGGAGGGCACACCCGGCGAGGTGACGCTGGAGCTGCTCGTGGACGCGCAGGGCGCGGTGGCCGAAGCAAAGGTGGTCCAGGCTCCCGGCGAGCCGCGACTCACCGACGCCGCGCTGAAAGCCGCGCCCGGCCTGCGCTTCAGCCCGGCCACGCTGGGCGGCACGCCCGTCGCGGTGCGCCTGCCCTTCGTCTACCGCTTCACGCCGCCCGTGCAGGTGCCCGCCGCCACCGCGCGTCTGACGGGAGAGGTACGCGCCCGGGGCACGCGCCGGCCCCTCGTGGACGCCACCCTCTTCCTCGACGGCAACACCGAGCCCGCGGGCATCGTGGACGCGGCGGGGCGCTTCACGCTGCAAGTCCCGCCGGGCACGCACCGCGTGGAGGTGCGCGCGCCCGGCCACCGGCCCGCGACCTTCGAGGAGACGGTGGGAGCGGGTCAGTCCGTACAGGTCGTCTACCGGCTGCAGCCCGGCCGCGTGAATCCGTACGAAACCGTGGTGCGCGACGAGCGGCCTCGCACGGAAGTCACACGCATCAGCCTGCACGAGCAGGAGATTCGCGAGGTGCCCGGCACGCTGGGGGACCCGTTCCGCGTGGTGATGTTGATGCCGGGCGTGGGCAGCATCGCCTCCGGCGTCAGCTACCCGGTGGTACGCGGCAGTCAGCCGGCGGCGACGGGCTTCTTCCTCGACGGCGTGCGCATCCCCATGCTGTACCACCTGCTGCTCGGGCCCGCCGTCATCCACCCGGACTTCATCGACACCGTGGACTTCTACCCGGGCACGCCGCCAGTGCGGTTCGGCCGCTTGCTGGGCGGCGCGGTGGAAGGACGACTCTCGCGGCCTCGTGAGGACCGGCTGCACTTCACCGCGTACGCGGACCTCATCAACACGGGCGGCTTCATCGAGTACCCCTTCCAGGAGACAGGCACCTCCGTCAGCGTCGCGGGCCGCGTCAGCTACACGGGCCTGCTGATTGGACTGGGCCAGCGGCTGGTCAGCGCGAAGACGGACGAGAAGCTGCACGCCAACTTCTACGACTACCAGGCGCGCGTGGAGCAGCAGGTGGGCGAGGGCCGCGTGCGGCTCTTCGCGCTGGGCAGCTCGGACGACGCGGGCTCGAGCCCGGCGCTCGACTGGGAGGGCAACTCGGGCGGCAGCGTGGTGTCCCGCTTCCACCGGGTGGACCTGCGCGGCACGCACCCGCTGGCCGGCGGAGACGCGGAGGTGGGCTTCACGGTGGGCTGGGACAAGGTGGCCCTCACCGGTCAGGAGGCGATGCCGCTCTCGGGCCCTGGCAGCGAGCTGGTGGCGAAGAACGTGGGTGAGTACGGGCTGGCGCAGACGACGTACTCCGTGCGCGCGGCCTGGAAGCGCCACCTCTCCGAGACGCTGGAGGTGGCCGTGGGCGGAGACGTGGAGCACCGCCGCGCCGCCACCGTCATCACCGGCACTGCCATCGCCCCCGGCCAGCACCCCGACGTGAGGGGAGACCCGCTGAAGAGCCCGACGTCGCTGGCCACCTTCTCCGGCGCGTACGCCACCACGACGTGGCAGCCGACGGAGCGCTGGCTCGTGCAGCCCGGCGTGCGCGTGGACGCGTACCACCTGGTGCCCGGAATCACTCACACCGCCGTGGAGCCGCGCCTCACCGTGCGCCACCAACTCACGGACACGCTGGCCCTCAAGGGTGGCGCGGGCCTCTTCCACCAGCCGCCCACCGTGCTGCTGCACGCGCCCGCGGTGGACACCGCCGGCCTGCGCTACGGGCTCCAGTCCGGCGCGCAATTCGACGTGGGCGCGGAGTGGAAGCCCACCGAGGGTCTGGAGCTGAGCGGCGACGCCTTCTACAACCCGCTGTCGCGCACGGTGGAGTTCGACGTGCTGGACGTGGCGGAGAACCGGCGCCGCGGCAACCTGGGCGAGGACCCGGCCGAGAGCGGTTACGCGTACGGCTTCGAGCTGATGGCGCGCCACCCGCTGGGCCGCAACTGGTTCGGCTGGGCCTCGTACAGCTTCCTCCAGAGCCGGCGCCACGTGCGCATCGAGCACTACGGCGACGACAACCGCGTCATCGAGACGGTGGAGGGCACCCTGCCCTTCGCCTTCGAGCAGGCACACGTCTTCAACGCCGCGCTCAGCTACAAGTTCGACACGTGGACGTTCGGCACGGTGGTGCACTTCAACACCGGCCGGCCCGAGTCCGGGCAGGTGTCCTCGCAGACGCACCGGCTGGTGACGGCCCCGGACGGGCGCGCGGAGTGGGTGCGCGTGGACGAGGACCGCGTCGAGCGGCTGGGCGGCTTCTTCCGCGTGGACTTCCGCGCCGCGAAGTCGTGGGCCATGGAGGACTTCACGCTCGACGCGTACCTGGACGTGCTCAACATCTCCGCCCAGCAGGAGACGTACGGCTTCGACTACCGCATGGACTTCACGGGCCCGGTGCGCGAGCCCATCCGCCTGCCCGTCATCCTTCCCATGCTCGGCCTGAAGGGGACCTACTGA
- a CDS encoding LVIVD repeat-containing protein — protein sequence MAGAMRTWVTLTGLLALAGAPASAEPQAVEATSRRPRVPAGMESPFKRVPRPIIGAPSRPPHELPQSDSFELVGHHPLPNPGDTVARGRNGPTAISDDCLYVASGLGRRTGTGAATGTAPLRPEVLIVDISNPRRPKPVGALPTALHATARELRTIPDAHTLIVMSTRVSGPDSGAVNHYQIHDITDCRHPVLRQTISFGGDRPQTLFVWRDPREPARFLLYASVQPDDASEPSLRVFEWMAPPDGPVTSEPVATFTPATAQRMTAFAWPDVVGAMPFTRDGARAEPVPPFAWPGAKDETLQSVSVSPDGTRVYATDRHGGYHVLDSSRLANREPCTRDSVAGDGAPRLCLRGLGSLSDVRGDDATARLALSPVPGRPYLVSSGERCGANDCAWSAGRLLDLSDERHPQPVSRYLVPRGPESRAVQGASPPPLVFSNLFVEASGPAGLRVWDIANPLLPMEVGVYVPRPVARVVERSRGESPGVGMASSPLLYNGLLYVTDEDNGLYVLRYKGPRAGELPRTGLYVSGANYLAPPARPSQTLAARGVGP from the coding sequence ATGGCTGGAGCAATGAGGACGTGGGTGACGCTCACCGGGTTGCTGGCGCTGGCGGGAGCTCCGGCGAGCGCGGAGCCGCAGGCGGTGGAAGCCACGAGCCGGCGCCCGCGCGTGCCCGCCGGAATGGAGTCGCCCTTCAAGCGGGTGCCGCGCCCCATCATCGGCGCGCCGAGCCGGCCGCCACACGAGCTGCCGCAGAGCGACTCCTTCGAGCTCGTCGGCCACCACCCGCTGCCCAACCCGGGAGACACCGTGGCGCGGGGCCGCAACGGGCCCACCGCCATCTCCGACGACTGCCTCTACGTGGCCAGTGGCCTCGGCCGGAGGACGGGCACCGGCGCCGCCACCGGCACGGCGCCCCTGCGGCCCGAGGTGCTCATCGTCGACATCTCCAACCCGCGCCGGCCGAAGCCCGTGGGCGCGCTCCCCACGGCGCTCCACGCCACCGCGCGCGAGCTGCGCACCATCCCCGACGCGCACACGCTCATCGTCATGAGCACGCGCGTGTCGGGCCCGGACAGCGGCGCGGTGAACCACTACCAGATTCACGACATCACCGACTGCCGCCACCCCGTGCTGCGACAGACGATTTCCTTCGGCGGAGACAGGCCGCAGACCCTCTTCGTCTGGAGGGACCCGCGCGAGCCCGCGCGCTTCCTCCTCTACGCCTCCGTCCAGCCGGACGACGCGAGCGAGCCCTCGCTGCGCGTCTTCGAGTGGATGGCGCCACCGGACGGCCCCGTCACCTCCGAGCCGGTGGCCACCTTCACACCTGCAACTGCGCAGCGGATGACAGCCTTCGCGTGGCCCGACGTCGTCGGCGCCATGCCCTTCACGCGGGACGGCGCACGCGCGGAGCCGGTGCCTCCCTTCGCGTGGCCCGGCGCGAAGGATGAAACCCTCCAGTCCGTGTCCGTCTCGCCCGATGGCACGCGCGTGTATGCGACGGACCGCCACGGCGGGTACCACGTGCTGGACAGCTCGCGGCTGGCCAACCGGGAGCCCTGCACGCGGGACAGCGTCGCGGGCGATGGGGCACCGCGCCTGTGCCTGCGCGGGCTGGGCTCACTCTCGGACGTGCGCGGAGATGACGCCACGGCGAGGCTCGCGCTGTCGCCTGTCCCGGGCCGGCCGTACCTCGTCAGCTCGGGTGAGCGCTGCGGTGCCAATGACTGCGCATGGAGCGCGGGGCGCCTCCTGGACCTCTCCGACGAGCGCCACCCGCAGCCCGTCTCGCGCTACCTGGTGCCGCGCGGCCCGGAGTCGCGCGCCGTGCAAGGTGCCTCGCCGCCACCGCTCGTCTTCTCCAACCTCTTCGTCGAGGCCTCGGGCCCCGCGGGCCTGAGGGTCTGGGACATCGCCAACCCGCTGCTGCCCATGGAGGTGGGCGTGTACGTCCCCCGGCCCGTGGCGCGCGTCGTGGAGCGCTCCAGGGGAGAGAGCCCCGGGGTGGGGATGGCGTCCTCTCCCCTCCTCTACAACGGCCTCCTCTACGTCACCGATGAGGACAACGGCCTCTACGTGCTGCGCTATAAGGGCCCTCGCGCTGGCGAGCTGCCTCGCACGGGGCTCTACGTCAGCGGCGCCAACTACCTCGCCCCACCGGCGCGCCCCTCGCAGACGCTGGCGGCTCGCGGTGTGGGGCCGTAG